A genomic window from Silene latifolia isolate original U9 population chromosome 11, ASM4854445v1, whole genome shotgun sequence includes:
- the LOC141612975 gene encoding uncharacterized protein LOC141612975 translates to MGDAELKSDVQQLKAQMETITQSLANLANQGLTNGNSSNNLIRSPTIKFPVFNGDDIEGWLFKCDQFFSVTDVDAIQKVTYVSMHLESKALAWHQAYTKNRTSIVPLGWDEYKVAIFARFGNTHDDPMADLLNLKQTETVHAYHDKFDALISKLNLLPAYALSCFIEGLNDNISVMVKMLKPKTIQDAYGLAKLQETALKLNPKTNRNTSYSSPTHSKPFFPSTVKQFPTKNSPPTKSAPTFTYPSKLKPADSEVEEKRAKGLCFYCDEKYTPLHVCKNRKRQLFSIEQEEQEEEGESDKEEGEKLEPELGEVALISIYALAGQQQCQTMRIPGQVGKKTLSILIDSGSSHNFIDAGVASKLGLNLQTITPFNISVANGGRLACSQMIKGLKWRIRNTDFSADFFALPLGSCDAVLGIQWLETLGPITWDFKLLTMKFNFEGKHHVLKGTQTPVTKVKTLKNMEKTLENGAQLAMLHPIPNSGAEFFAIQATTGEGLQEEVQQLINQFPDVFEEPKGLPPLREGHNHHINLATGAEPVNIRPYRYPMLQKDAIEAMTQELMENGVIRHSTKSIHASSRLFLSRKKMDHGGCVLTIGS, encoded by the coding sequence ATGGGAGATGCTGAACTTAAAAGTGATGTGCAACAACTAAAGGCTCAGATGGAAACTATCACCCAAAGCTTGGCAAATCTAGCAAACCAGGGGCTCACTAATGGTAATTCTTCCAATAACCTTATTAGATCTCCTACAATCAAATTTCCTGTGTTTAATGGGGATGATATTGAGGGATGGTTATTTAAATGTGATCAGTTTTTTTCTGTTACTGATGTGGATGCAATTCAAAAGGTCACGTATGTGTCTATGCATTTAGAATCTAAAGCTCTAGCTTGGCACCAGGCTTACACAAAGAACAGAACCTCTATAGTACCATTGGGGTGGGATGAGTATAAAGTAGCCATCTTTGCTAGGTTTGGGAACACCCATGACGACCCCATGGCTGATCTACTAAACCTTAAGCAGACTGAGACAGTACATGCCTATCATGACAAATTTGATGCGCTAATCAGCAAACTTAACCTTTTACCTGCTTATGCTTTGAGTTGTTTCATAGAAGGGCTGAATGACAATATCTCTGTAATGGTTAAAATGCTCAAACCAAAAACCATCCAAGATGCTTACGGTCTGGCTAAGCTTCAGGAGACTGCCCTTAAACTCAACCCAAAAACCAACAGAAACACTTCCTATTCATCTCCCACACACAGTAAACCATTTTTTCCCTCCACTGTAAAACAGTTTCCCACAAAAAATTCCCCACCGACCAAATCAGCCCCCACCTTTACCTACCCTTCCAAACTCAAACCTGCGGATTCAGAAGTTGAGGAGAAAAGAGCAAAAGGGTTGTGTTTCTACTGTGATGAGAAGTACACACCCTTACATGTTTGTAAAAACAGGAAAAGGCAATTATTTTCTATTGAACAAGAAGAACAAGAGGAGGAGGGTGAGAGTGATAAGGAGGAGGGGGAGAAGCTTGAGCCTGAGCTAGGAGAGGTGGCTTTGATCTCTATCTATGCCTTGGCTGGACAACAACAGTGCCAAACCATGAGGATACCTGGCCAAGTTGGTAAAAAAACCCTAAGCATTCTAATAGACAGTGGGAGCTCTCACAACTTTATAGATGCTGGGGTGGCTAGCAAATTGGGGTTAAACTTGCAGACGATCACTCCATTCAATATTTCTGTGGCTAATGGGGGTAGACTAGCATGTTCCCAGATGATTAAAGGGCTTAAGTGGAGGATAAGAAACACAGATTTCTCTGCCGATTTCTTTGCACTGCCCTTAGGAAGCTGTGATGCTGTCCTAGGCATTCAATGGTTAGAAACTCTTGGGCCTATTACCTGGGACTTTAAGCTGCTCACCATGAAGTTCAATTTCGAAGGAAAGCATCATGTTCTCAAGGGGACTCAAACCCCTGTCACTAAGGTAAAAACCCTTAAGAACATGGAAAAAACTTTGGAGAACGGGGCTCAGTTGGCTATGTTACACCCTATTCCAAACTCAGGGGCAGAATTCTTTGCAATTCAGGCAACCACTGGGGAAGGATTACAGGAAGAAGTCCAACAGCTCATCAATCAGTTCCCTGATGTCTTCGAGGAGCCTAAGGGACTACCTCCATTAAGAGAGGGGCATAATCATCACATTAACTTAGCAACAGGAGCTGAACCTGTTAACATCAGGCCATATAGATACCCAATGCTGCAAAAAGATGCAATTGAGGCAATGACCCAAGAGCTGATGGAAAACGGAGTAATCAGGCATAGTACCAAATCCATCCATGCCTCCTCTCGGTTGTTCTTGTCAAGAAAAAAGATGGATCATGGAGGTTGTGTGTtgactatagggagctga